From Leptotrichia sp. oral taxon 215 str. W9775:
AGGGAAAATCGGTCGTCGCCAAACTTTTTTTGTTTTTAAAAGTTTGTATTTAATGTTAATCTGGAGTGGGTCATCACTCTTTTTTTATTATTATCTTTATTTTAATACCTTTTTTTGATATACTGAATATGTAGGTAGATTTAAATTAATTTATAATGTTTTAAATTGGAAATTTAGATAATGATTAAATGAGAATAGGATAGACATGAAATACGATACTTTATATTTTTTTGAGATATTGAAAGGGATGAAAAAGTTTTCTTTTAAATCCAGAAGTTTGGAAAATTCTGAAATGGATTGGAACTATAAAGGAATAGGAAATACAAAAGTAGTTACAGAAACATTTTCTGATGGATATAAAATTTATTATTATGATGAGATTTTTATTGAAAATTATTATGATGAAAATAGAAATTTTATTCTTAAAGATAGAAAAATGTGGTACATGAATAAAAATGAATTAGTTTTTTATCATTTTAGAAATAATAGATATGAGAGAATTTTGGAATTTGTATTTATTGATGATAAGTTTGTATTAAGAGAAAGTTATGAATGTGGTTCTGATACTTATTCTGGGGATGTACAGTTTTTTGACTATGGATTCTGTTTTTCTATTAAAATAAAAGGAAAAAGGAAAGATGAATTAATAGAATATACGTATTATTTGGATAATTATTAGCGAGGGAAAAGAATTAATTTGCTAATTTATATACGGGTATTCACAGGTAATCAAGATATTTTAGAATTAAAATTTATATTATGACAGGTGTTTTTATGAAAAATGATAAATTTGTGATATTTGATAGGGATGGAGTAATTAATATTGAAAAATCTTATCTTTACAAGATTGAGGATTTTGAATATGAAACGGGTGTAATTGAAGGTTTAAAAAAGTTGAAAAAGTTAGGGTATAGGTTTCTGATTATAACAAATCAGGCGGGCATTGCAAAGGGATATTATACGGAAGGAGATTACCTGAAGCTGGAAAAGTTTATTATGGATGATTTAAAAAATAAAGGAATAGATATAGAAAAGACATATTACTGTCCACATCATCCTGAAGGGGAAGGGAGATACCGTAAAGAATGTGAGTGTAGAAAACCAAGTGTAGGGAACTTTTTAAAGGCAATAAATGAATTTTCTATTGATGTAGAGAAATCCTTTATGGTGGGGGATAGAATAACAGATTTAATTCCTGCTGAAAAATTAGGATTTAAGACAGTAATGGTAAAAACTGGATATGGTCTGGAAAATATTTCTAAATTAGCAGATTATGGACTGAAGTCCTTAGTTGTGGAAAATATTAATGAATTTGCAGATTTATTAATGAAAAAATAAGTTATTAGTTAGTTATATATGTGATGAAATAGGTAAAATTAGCTAAGAATGTATTGATATTTAAATATGAATATTGTTATTTGGAGAAGTTCTTCCGAGTAGTTCAAAATTTTTATAAAAATCTTCCAAATATATTGAAAAAAAGAATTTCAAATGCTATAATCTTATAATATAACAATGTATTTATTGGAGATAATTTATGGATAGGAAAGATATATTTTGTGAAATTGTAAAGTGTGAATGTGATAAAAAATTTATAAATATAAAAAGAATTATAATGAATTCTAAAGAAGTTGAAAAAGATGATTTATTTGTAGCAATAAGAGGGGGAAATAAGTTTACGGGGGAAGCTCTTGAAAAAGGGGCATATGTAGTTTACGATGATAAAGATATTCAAATTGAAGAAAAGTTTAAAGAAAAAGCTTTTTATGTAAATGACAGTGTAGAATTTTTACAGGAATTTGCAGAAAAGTGGCGTAAAAATCTCAATTTAAAGGTAATTGGGATAACAGGAAGTAATGGAAAAACAACAGTGAAGGATATGATATATCATCTTTTATCTGTAAAATATAAAGGTAAAAAAACAGAAGGGAATTATAATAACCATATTGGATTACCCTTCACTTTGTTGCGTGCGGAAAAAGGTGATGATTTTATTATACTTGAAATGGGTATGAGCGGTTTTGGAGAAATAGACCTTCTTGGAAAAATTTCTTCACCTGATATAAGTGTAATAACAAATATTGGAGAATCTCATTTGGAGTTTCTGAAAACAAAGAAAAATGTATTTAAGGCAAAAACAGAAATAATTCCTCATACAAAGGAAACATTAGTTATAAATGGCGATGATGAATATCTTAAGGATATTGATGAAAATAGTCTGAAGGAAAATGGATTAAAAACAGTAAAAATTTTAAATATGGGAAATGATAAAAATCATATGGAAAATATTAAAAAGTCAGTTAAATCAAATAATGATTTTTATTATGGAGATATTGATTTCAATGAAGTTGAGACAAAGTTTACGTTGGAATATTTTGATGAAAACTGTAAAAAATGGACTCATAAGTTTTATAATACGAATGTATTAGGAGAACATAATATTTTAAATTTAACTATAGCTGTTTCTGTAGCAAAAGAGATGGCTTTAGGAGATGAAGAAATAGAAAAAGCTGTAAAAGATATAGTTTTAACAAATATGAGATTTCAAATTATTACAAAAGGGAAAACAACATATATAAATGATGCATATAATGCAAGTCCTATGTCTATGAAGAAATCTTTAGAGACATTTTCAAAAATATACAATGACAGGGAAAAAATAGCAGTAATCGGTGATATGCTTGAACTTGGTGAGCAGGAAGGGGAATTACATGCTTCAATTTTTGATGTAATAGTAAATACTAATTTAAATAGACTTTATCTATATGGTCCAAGAATGAGATTTCTATATGACAGAATAAGGGAAAATTCTAATAATGAAAATATTAAAAAAATTGAAACAGAATATTTTGAAAGTAAAGAACAGATAAAGGAAAAACTGGAAGGGATAAAAGAGGAAAAGGTAGTATTGATTAAGGCTTCAAGAGGAATGAAACTGGAAGAGGTTATGGAATAGAAATATATAATTATTAAATAAACTATGGAAAGGAGCTATGTGGAATCGTAGACAAATTTAGATTACCACATAAGATGAGATGTTATATTTATTACAATCATTATTTATAAATAATTGGGGAGTTTTAAGAATATTTAAGTCAATAACAATAAGAGCTTCAATAGCTTTTATAATAGCATTTGTATTTATGCTTATTTTTGGAAAGCCTTTTATTAAATGGCTGAAGAAGAAAAAATATGGAGATACTGCAAGGGAAGAAGGACCCCAGTCACATTTCAGTAAATCTGGAACGCCAACGATGGGAGGTCTTTTAATAATAGGTGCAATAATTTTTTCTACACTGATAGCAGGTAATTTTACAAATAAATTTATTATTTTTCTGTTTATTATAACAATTTTATTTACTACAATAGGATTTTATGACGATTATTTGAAACTTACGAAACATAAGAATGGACTTTCAGGAAAGAAAAAAATATTAGGCCAGTTTATAATTACAGGACTTACTTTTGCATTTATCTGTAAGTATGGGGTAATAAATAAGACATTGGATTTTTCAATAGTAAACCCTCTTATAAAAGGATCATTCCTATATATAACACCAGTATTATTCTTTGTATTTATGCTTTTTGTTATAATAGGATCTTCAAATGCAGTAAATCTTACAGACGGTCTTGATGGACTTGTAAGTGGACCGATTATAGTAGTAAGTGTTACATTACTTATAATAACTTACTTGACAGGGCATTATGAATATGCAAAATACTTAAATTTGTATTATGTAAGGGAAAGTGCTGAAATTACCGTGTATCTTGCTTCAGTTATTGGAGCGTTAATTGGGTTTTTATGGTATAATTTCTATCCTGCACAAATGTTCATGGGAGATACAGGATCTCTTACATTAGGTGGAATATTGGGAATAATAGTTATATTCCTGAAACAGGAACTGTTACTGCCGATAGCAGGATTTATATTTATCATGGAAGCACTTTCAGTAATGATACAGGTTTGGCACTATAAAACATTTAAAAAGAGAGTATTCAGAATGGCGCCTATACATCACCATTTTGAAATGCTGGGAATACCTGAAACAAAAGTTACTATCAGATTCTGGATTGTAACTATTATGACGTGTCTTCTGACATTTGTAATATTGAAATTAAGATAGGAATGTAAATTTTATAATATAAAAACTTTATAATTATGACAGAAACCGCAACAATAAAGTCATATAATATTCAGATTAGTTTAAATCATGGGGAAAAAGACTGTATAATGAAAAGAGGAAAGTAAAAATGGAAAAGGCGGTAGTATTTGGTGCAGGACTGAGTGGACTTGGAGCCAAAGAATTATTAGAAAAAAAAGGTTATGAAGTATATCTGGTAGATGATAAAAATGGAATGCCTTCAAGTGAGGCAATGGAACTTTTAGATAAGGAAAAGATAGAATTTATCGTAAAAAGTCCTGGAATTCCATGGAAAGTGGAATTACTTGTAAAGGCTAAAGATAAAAATATAAAGATAATTTCAGAAATAGATCTGGCGTATAAGTATATGGATAAAAACATAAAGGTCATTTCTTTTACAGGAACAAATGGTAAAACAACGACAGCCACTAAAATGTATGAACTGTTGGAATATGCAGGAAAAAAGGCTAGACTTGCAGGAAATGCAGGATTCTCTTTTGCAAAGCTTGTAGCTGATGAAGAAGAACTTGAATATATTGTTCTGGAATTAAGCAGCTATCAGCTTGAAAACAACCCGCAGATACATTCACACATAGCTGGAATAATAAACCTTACTCCGGATCATCTTGCAAGATATGATTCTGTTGAAGAATATTACATTACAAAATTCAATATTTTTTCCAGACAGACAGAACAGGATTTTGCACTTATTAATCTGGATGATGAAGTTTTTAAGAAGTTATATGATGAAAAAGAATTATGGAAAAATATAAAATCGGAAAAAATTTATTTAAGCAAAGAAAAAAAGGGTAATGTATTTGTTATGGATGGAATAGTCTATACAATGAAAAATCTTGAAAAAAAAGCGGATGAAGTGAAAAATGAAGATATTCATGAATATGCAGAAGCCCTTATACCTGTTAGGGAACTTTCATTAAAAGGAAGCCATAATCTTGAAAATATGCTGTTTTTAATAGGAGCGGCAAAGATACTGGGAATACCTGATGAAAAAACGGTTGAATTTTTAAAAACAACAAAGGCTCTGGAACATCGTCTTGAAAACTTTTTCATCAAAGGGAAAACAGTTTTTATAAATGATTCAAAAGGAACTAATGTTGAGTCAACATTAAAGGCGATAGATTCTTTTGATAACTCCATTATATTAATTTTAGGAGGAGATGATAAGAAAATATCCAACAGGGAACTGGTTGAAAGAATAAAGGAAAGAGTTGACAGTGTCTATCTGATAGGAGATAATGCACCTCTTCTTATAAAGGATATGGAAGAAGTGGGGTATAAAAATTATAGAAATATGGAAACTTTAGAAAATATACTTGACTATTTTAAGAAAAATATGGATTTTTCTAAAGAGCAGACAGTATTATTTTCGCCGGCAACATCAAGTTTCTGTCAGTTTAAAAATTTTGAGCATCGGGGAAACGTCTTTAAGGAACTGACAGTAAAGGTTTTGGGATAATAATAGCTTTTATGATAATAATGAATAATAATAGGAGAAAAAATTGAAAAATAAAAGAATGTTAGGAACAACCCTTATAATTGTAATGATAATTTTAATGGGGCTGAGTATCGCCATGATAGCAAGCGTAAGTTTTCCAAAAGGATATAAGGACTATAAAAATAATTATTATTTTGTAACGAAGCAGATTATCTGGTTTGGGTTTGGAACGTTGGCTTTTTGGATAACATCAAAATTTAAGTATACATGGTATAAAAAAATAAAGGGATATTTATATTTAATAGGTGCTGCACTTCTTATAGCGGTTCTTTTTTCGAAGGAAGTAAATGGAGCTAGAAGATGGTTTACATTGGGAGGATTCAGGATGCAGCCGTCGGAACTGGCAAAATTAATAATAATAATATT
This genomic window contains:
- the murF gene encoding UDP-N-acetylmuramoyl-tripeptide--D-alanyl-D-alanine ligase — its product is MDRKDIFCEIVKCECDKKFINIKRIIMNSKEVEKDDLFVAIRGGNKFTGEALEKGAYVVYDDKDIQIEEKFKEKAFYVNDSVEFLQEFAEKWRKNLNLKVIGITGSNGKTTVKDMIYHLLSVKYKGKKTEGNYNNHIGLPFTLLRAEKGDDFIILEMGMSGFGEIDLLGKISSPDISVITNIGESHLEFLKTKKNVFKAKTEIIPHTKETLVINGDDEYLKDIDENSLKENGLKTVKILNMGNDKNHMENIKKSVKSNNDFYYGDIDFNEVETKFTLEYFDENCKKWTHKFYNTNVLGEHNILNLTIAVSVAKEMALGDEEIEKAVKDIVLTNMRFQIITKGKTTYINDAYNASPMSMKKSLETFSKIYNDREKIAVIGDMLELGEQEGELHASIFDVIVNTNLNRLYLYGPRMRFLYDRIRENSNNENIKKIETEYFESKEQIKEKLEGIKEEKVVLIKASRGMKLEEVME
- a CDS encoding DUF6314 family protein, with product MDWNYKGIGNTKVVTETFSDGYKIYYYDEIFIENYYDENRNFILKDRKMWYMNKNELVFYHFRNNRYERILEFVFIDDKFVLRESYECGSDTYSGDVQFFDYGFCFSIKIKGKRKDELIEYTYYLDNY
- the murD gene encoding UDP-N-acetylmuramoyl-L-alanine--D-glutamate ligase is translated as MEKAVVFGAGLSGLGAKELLEKKGYEVYLVDDKNGMPSSEAMELLDKEKIEFIVKSPGIPWKVELLVKAKDKNIKIISEIDLAYKYMDKNIKVISFTGTNGKTTTATKMYELLEYAGKKARLAGNAGFSFAKLVADEEELEYIVLELSSYQLENNPQIHSHIAGIINLTPDHLARYDSVEEYYITKFNIFSRQTEQDFALINLDDEVFKKLYDEKELWKNIKSEKIYLSKEKKGNVFVMDGIVYTMKNLEKKADEVKNEDIHEYAEALIPVRELSLKGSHNLENMLFLIGAAKILGIPDEKTVEFLKTTKALEHRLENFFIKGKTVFINDSKGTNVESTLKAIDSFDNSIILILGGDDKKISNRELVERIKERVDSVYLIGDNAPLLIKDMEEVGYKNYRNMETLENILDYFKKNMDFSKEQTVLFSPATSSFCQFKNFEHRGNVFKELTVKVLG
- a CDS encoding D-glycero-beta-D-manno-heptose 1,7-bisphosphate 7-phosphatase, producing the protein MKNDKFVIFDRDGVINIEKSYLYKIEDFEYETGVIEGLKKLKKLGYRFLIITNQAGIAKGYYTEGDYLKLEKFIMDDLKNKGIDIEKTYYCPHHPEGEGRYRKECECRKPSVGNFLKAINEFSIDVEKSFMVGDRITDLIPAEKLGFKTVMVKTGYGLENISKLADYGLKSLVVENINEFADLLMKK
- the mraY gene encoding phospho-N-acetylmuramoyl-pentapeptide-transferase, producing the protein MLYLLQSLFINNWGVLRIFKSITIRASIAFIIAFVFMLIFGKPFIKWLKKKKYGDTAREEGPQSHFSKSGTPTMGGLLIIGAIIFSTLIAGNFTNKFIIFLFIITILFTTIGFYDDYLKLTKHKNGLSGKKKILGQFIITGLTFAFICKYGVINKTLDFSIVNPLIKGSFLYITPVLFFVFMLFVIIGSSNAVNLTDGLDGLVSGPIIVVSVTLLIITYLTGHYEYAKYLNLYYVRESAEITVYLASVIGALIGFLWYNFYPAQMFMGDTGSLTLGGILGIIVIFLKQELLLPIAGFIFIMEALSVMIQVWHYKTFKKRVFRMAPIHHHFEMLGIPETKVTIRFWIVTIMTCLLTFVILKLR